From the Manis pentadactyla isolate mManPen7 chromosome 7, mManPen7.hap1, whole genome shotgun sequence genome, one window contains:
- the AGAP3 gene encoding arf-GAP with GTPase, ANK repeat and PH domain-containing protein 3 isoform X7: protein MNFQASGGQSPQQQPSLAAPGGGGGAGGGGQFGGAGPGAGGGGGPSQQLAGGPPQQFALSNSAAIRAEIQRFESVHPNIYAIYDLIERIEDLALQNQIREHVISIEDSFVNSQEWTLSRSVPELKVGIVGNLSSGKSALVHRYLTGTYVQEESPEGGRFKKEIVVDGQSYLLLIRDEGGPPELQFAAWVDAVVFVFSLEDEISFQTVYNYFLRLCSFRNASEVPMVLVGTQDAISAANPRVIDDSRARKLSTDLKRCTYYETCATYGLNVERVFQDVAQKVVALRKKQQLAIGPCKSLPNSPSHSAVSAASIPAVHINQATNGGSSAFSDYSSSVPSTPSISQRELRIETIAASSTPTPIRKQSKRRSNIFTICATVSNFSSTKRPFQLLPN, encoded by the exons ATGAACTTCCAGGCGAGCGGTGGGCAGAGCCCGCAGCAGCAGCCGAGCCTGGCGGCTccggggggcggcggcggcgcagGGGGCGGCGGGCAGTTCGGTGGCGCGGGGCCCGGGGccgggggcggcggcggccctTCTCAGCAGCTGGCCGGTGGGCCTCCCCAGCAATTCGCGCTCTCCAATTCGGCGGCCATCCGGGCAGAGATCCAACGCTTCGAGTCCGTGCATCCCAATATCTACGCCATCTACGACCTGATCGAGCGCATCGAGGACTTGGCGCTGCAGAACCAGATCCGGGAGCACGTCATCTCCATCGAGG ACTCCTTTGTGAACAGCCAGGAGTGGACCCTGAGCCGCTCGGTGCCAGAGCTTAAAGTG GGCATTGTTGGGAACCTGTCTAGTGGGAAGTCAGCCCTGGTGCACCGCTATCTGACGGGGACCTATGTGCAGGAGGAGTCCCCGGAAG GGGGTCGGTTTAAGAAGGAGATTGTGGTGGATGGCCAGAGTTACCTGCTGCTGATCCGGGATGAAGGAGGCCCCCCTGAGCTCCAG TTTGCTGCCTGGGTGGACGCAGTGGTGTTTGTGTTCAGCCTGGAGGATGAAATCAGCTTCCAGACAGTGTATAACTACTTCCTGCGGCTCTGCAGCTTCCGCAATGCCAGCGAGGTGCCCATGGTGCTGGTGGGCACACAGG ACGCCATCAGTGCCGCAAACCCCCGGGTCATCGACGACAGCAGGGCCCGCAAGCTCTCCACAGACTTGAAGCGCTGCACCTACTATGAGACATGTGCCACCTACGGGCTCAACGTGGAACGTGTCTTCCAGGATG TGGCCCAGAAGGTAGTGGCCTTGCGGAAGAAGCAGCAGCTGGCCATCGGGCCCTGCAAGTCACTGCCCAACTCCCCCAGCCACTCGGCAGTGTCCGCCGCCTCCATCCCAGCCGTGCACATCAACCAG GCCACGAATGGCGGCAGCAGCGCTTTCAGCGACTACTCGTCCTCagtcccctccacccccagcatCAGCCAGCGGGAGCTCCGCATCGAGACCATCGctgcctcctccacccccacaCCCATCCGCAAGCAGTCCAAGCGGCGCTCCAACATCTTCACG ATATGTGCCACTGTTTCCAACTTTTCATCAACAAAAAGGCCTTTCCAACTCCTTCCAAATTAG
- the AGAP3 gene encoding arf-GAP with GTPase, ANK repeat and PH domain-containing protein 3 isoform X6, whose amino-acid sequence MERGWPPGHCCSRERPAACRRALSVCDSLDLHGAPAGRAAAALQAALCAAREQPPRPRSVCSGGPGPAPAGARGLLLGLLRPRLGRRGPANGRPPAPGPAPSGPPASAAPSPAPARRGRPQGAQAQRPRPASMTFLEVHRLEPAAAEGAGLGRAGSAGFLRGAPLWRSQRWQAPHGGGGGGPPSPRRGLSALRKSFSFRLRRGREIRRAESGLLPRARTRSDGDAGALGAFPGRRDLLLGAEAPRAAPEPGRPRAAAGLWRLLLSRFRRREPAPAGPLLGCGAAAAPGPLGAPSDSFVNSQEWTLSRSVPELKVGIVGNLSSGKSALVHRYLTGTYVQEESPEGGRFKKEIVVDGQSYLLLIRDEGGPPELQFAAWVDAVVFVFSLEDEISFQTVYNYFLRLCSFRNASEVPMVLVGTQDAISAANPRVIDDSRARKLSTDLKRCTYYETCATYGLNVERVFQDVAQKVVALRKKQQLAIGPCKSLPNSPSHSAVSAASIPAVHINQATNGGSSAFSDYSSSVPSTPSISQRELRIETIAASSTPTPIRKQSKRRSNIFTICATVSNFSSTKRPFQLLPN is encoded by the exons ATGGAGCGGGGCTGGCCGCCGGGGCACTGCTGCAGCCGGGAGCGGCCCGCCGCCTGCCGCCGCGCCCTCAGCGTGTGCGACTCGCTGGACCTGCACGGCGCCCCGGccggccgcgccgccgccgccctgcaGGCCGCCCTGTGCGCGGCGCGCGAGCAGCCCCCGCGGCCCCGGAGCGTGTGCTCCGGCGGCCCGGGGCCGGCACCCGCCGGCGCCCGCGGCCTGCTGCTCGGCCTCCTGCGCCCGCGCCTCGGCCGCCGCGGCCCCGCAAACGGACGCCCGCCGGCTCCCGGGCCCGCGCCCTCGGGGCCTCCTGCCTCGGCCGCGCCCAGCCCCGCGCCGGCCCGGCGCGGCCGCCCGCAGGGGGCCCAGGCCCAGCGGCCGCGGCCCGCCAGCATGACGTTCCTGGAGGTGCACCGCCTGGAGCCGGCGGCGGCCGAGGGCGCGGGGCTGGGCCGCGCGGGCAGTGCGGGCTTCCTGCGGGGCGCCCCGCTGTGGCGCAGCCAGCGCTGGCAGGCGCcccacggcggcggcggcggcggccccccGAGCCCCCGGCGCGGCCTGTCGGCGCTGAGGAAGAGCTTCAGCTTCCGCCTGCGCCGCGGCCGGGAGATCCGGCGCGCGGAGTCGGGGCTGCTGCCCCGGGCGCGGACCCGCAGCGACGGGGACGCCGGCGCCCTGGGCGCCTTCCCCGGCCGCCGCGACCTGCTGCTGGGCGCCGAGGCCCCGCGCGCCGCGCCCGAGCCCGGCCGCCCGCGCGCCGCCGCCGGCCTCTGGAGGCTGCTGCTCAGCCGCTTCCGCCGGAGGGAGCCCGCGCCCGCCGGGCCGCTGTTGGGCTGCGGGGCGGCCGCGGCCCCGGGTCCCCTGGGCGCGCCGAGCG ACTCCTTTGTGAACAGCCAGGAGTGGACCCTGAGCCGCTCGGTGCCAGAGCTTAAAGTG GGCATTGTTGGGAACCTGTCTAGTGGGAAGTCAGCCCTGGTGCACCGCTATCTGACGGGGACCTATGTGCAGGAGGAGTCCCCGGAAG GGGGTCGGTTTAAGAAGGAGATTGTGGTGGATGGCCAGAGTTACCTGCTGCTGATCCGGGATGAAGGAGGCCCCCCTGAGCTCCAG TTTGCTGCCTGGGTGGACGCAGTGGTGTTTGTGTTCAGCCTGGAGGATGAAATCAGCTTCCAGACAGTGTATAACTACTTCCTGCGGCTCTGCAGCTTCCGCAATGCCAGCGAGGTGCCCATGGTGCTGGTGGGCACACAGG ACGCCATCAGTGCCGCAAACCCCCGGGTCATCGACGACAGCAGGGCCCGCAAGCTCTCCACAGACTTGAAGCGCTGCACCTACTATGAGACATGTGCCACCTACGGGCTCAACGTGGAACGTGTCTTCCAGGATG TGGCCCAGAAGGTAGTGGCCTTGCGGAAGAAGCAGCAGCTGGCCATCGGGCCCTGCAAGTCACTGCCCAACTCCCCCAGCCACTCGGCAGTGTCCGCCGCCTCCATCCCAGCCGTGCACATCAACCAG GCCACGAATGGCGGCAGCAGCGCTTTCAGCGACTACTCGTCCTCagtcccctccacccccagcatCAGCCAGCGGGAGCTCCGCATCGAGACCATCGctgcctcctccacccccacaCCCATCCGCAAGCAGTCCAAGCGGCGCTCCAACATCTTCACG ATATGTGCCACTGTTTCCAACTTTTCATCAACAAAAAGGCCTTTCCAACTCCTTCCAAATTAG